The following coding sequences lie in one Primulina huaijiensis isolate GDHJ02 chromosome 2, ASM1229523v2, whole genome shotgun sequence genomic window:
- the LOC140963120 gene encoding protein transport protein SEC23 G: MDYSELEAIEGLRWSWHSWPVSKSEVASLVVPLSVMFTPLMPFSELPILPYEPLNCSQCAAVLNPYSRVDYVSRIWTCPFCYRKNPFPKSYAHIHENNIPAELFPTYSTVEYHFSKGGSGPGLGLGSSSGPVLGRRENGQLGLRSNSSSFSSATPYSGSGLGSERVGSVVGPAFVFVVDACTSDEELGVLKRELLHVISLLPENVSVGLVVFDSMVRVYDLGFADCFKVVVFHGEREVSSEKVKSFLGLHHMTRTLGKLSAAQSRGFLLPISECEFNFTTAIEDLHSSTEARPGHRPLRSMGVAISVAVGLLEGLLINTGSRVMVFTSGPATVGPGIIVNSDFGDAIRTHRDLNNGYASYHRKSTKFYKKMSQRLSDSSIILDLFACSLDQVGAAELKIPVESSGGFMMLGESFDSEQFRNCLRHLFTHDDDGNLKMFFDATIELVTTNDVKICGALGPCVSMRRKNNSVDDKEIGEGGTYIWKLGTLTSKTCIVFLFEVANEQNVQPSSAFFLQFVTRYRYSNMGLRKRVTTAARRWVGKNSPEIASGFDQEAAASVMAKLAIHRTENSFAEDVIRWLDKMLIRFSAKFGDYVPEDPSTFRLSTNFSLYPQFMYYLRRSQFIDVFNSTPDETAYFRLMLNREGVVNSLIMVQPTLFQYSFDGPPIPVILDICSISPDVILLFDSFFYVVIHYGSKIAQWRKLRYDRDPSHESFKKLLEAPELDAEQLVTERIPVPKLVKCDQHSSQARFLLAKLNPSVTQKSEYTDGTDIIFTDDVSLQVFIEHLQALAVQG; the protein is encoded by the exons ATGGATTACTCTGAACTGGAAGCAATCGAGGGTTTGCGTTGGTCATGGCATTCGTGGCCCGTTTCCAAGTCTGAGGTTGCGTCTCTGGTAGTCCCACTATCAGTGATGTTCACACCATTAATGCCATTCAGCGAGCTTCCAATCCTCCCTTACGAACCCTTGAATTGCTCCCAATGCGCAGCCGTTTTGAACCCCTACTCTCGCGTCGACTACGTCTCCAGAATCTGGACCTGCCCTTTTTGCTACCGTAAAAACCCGTTCCCGAAATCGTATGCCCATATCCACGAAAACAATATTCCCGCGGAGCTTTTTCCCACTTACAGCACAGTGGAGTATCATTTCAGCAAAGGGGGTTCTGGCCCTGGTTTGGGTTTGGGTTCGAGTTCGGGACCAGTCCTGGGTAGGAGGGAAAATGGGCAGTTGGGTTTGAGGTCTAACAGCAGTTCTTTCTCGAGTGCAACTCCGTACTCCGGCTCGGGTTTGGGTTCTGAGCGGGTGGGAAGTGTGGTTGGGCCAGCTTTTGTGTTTGTTGTGGATGCTTGCACATCAGATGAGGAGTTAGGGGTGCTAAAAAGGGAGTTGTTGCATGTCATCTCACTATTGCCAGAGAATGTTTCTGTAGGTTTGGTGGTTTTTGACTCGATGGTGAGGGTGTATGATTTGGGATTTGCAGATTGTTTTAAGGTCGTGGTTTTTCACGGTGAACGGGAGGTTTCATCCGAGAAG GTCAAATCGTTTCTGGGGCTTCATCACATGACACGGACTCTTGGAAAGCTATCGGCTGCACAAAGTCGAGGCTTTTTATTGCCAATATCTGAATGTGAGTTCAACTTCACAACAGCAATTGAAGATTTGCATTCTTCAACCGAGGCCAGGCCAGGCCATCGGCCTCTACGATCTATGGGGGTTGCTATATCGGTTGCTGTTGGGCTCTTAGAGGGGCTTCTGATAAACACTGGATCTCGTGTTATGGTCTTCACCTCAGGACCTGCAACAGTTGGCCCTGGAATCATTGTTAACTCAGATTTTGGTGATGCCATCAGAACTCACCGAGACCTCAATAATGGTTATGCTTCCTACCATAGAAAATCTACcaaattttacaagaaaatgtCTCAGAGATTGTCTGATTCATCTATCATTCTTGACCTGTTCGCATGCTCTCTGGATCAGGTTGGAGCAGCTGAGTTAAAAATCCCAGTTGAAAGTTCTGGTGGTTTCATGATGTTAGGGGAGTCATTTGATTCGGAGCAATTTAGAAACTGCTTGCGCCACCTCTTTACTCATGATGATGATGGAAATTTGAAGATGTTCTTTGATGCAACAATTGAGCTAGTAACAACCAATGATGTCAAGATTTGTGGAGCACTTGGCCCCTGTGTTTCGATGAGGAGGAAGAATAATTCCGTGGATGACAAAGAGATTGGTGAGGGTGGCACTTACATTTGGAAACTTGGTACCCTGACCAGCAAAACATGCATTGTTTTCTTATTCGAAGTTGCCAATGAACAGAATGTTCAGCCTAGTTCAGCATTTTTCTTACAGTTCGTCACACGCTATAGATATAGTAACATGGGACTTCGGAAGAGGGTGACAACTGCTGCAAGAAGGTGGGTTGGTAAGAATTCGCCCGAAATTGCATCTGGGTTTGATCAAGAAGCAGCTGCTTCGGTTATGGCTAAACTAGCCATTCACCGAACAGAAAATAGTTTTGCTGAAGATGTTATCAGATGGCTCGATAAAATGCTGATACGTTTCTCAGCCAAGTTTGGGGATTATGTGCCGGAAGATCCATCCACCTTCCGTCTCTCAACCAACTTTTCCTTGTATCCTCAGTTTATGTATTACTTGAGAAGATCCCAATTTATCGACGTCTTTAACAGCACACCAGATGAGACGGCTTATTTTCGTCTCATGTTAAACCGTGAGGGTGTTGTAAATTCTCTGATCATGGTTCAACCAACTCTTTTCCAATATTCTTTCGACGGCCCCCCTATCCCTGTAATCCTGGACATATGCTCCATCTCCCCAGATGTAATTTTACTATTTGATTCCTTCTTCTACGTTGTCATTCACTATGGCTCCAAGATTGCACAATGGAGGAAGCTCCGTTACGATAGAGACCCGAGCCATGAAAGTTTCAAGAAACTGTTGGAAGCACCCGAGCTTGATGCCGAGCAATTGGTAACAGAAAGGATTCCTGTTCCAAAACTTGTTAAATGTGATCAACACAGTAGCCAGGCAAGATTTCTTCTTGCCAAATTGAATCCATCCGTTACTCAGAAATCAGAATATACAGATGGTACCGATATTATATTTACCGATGATGTAAGCTTGCAAGTATTTATCGAGCACTTGCAAGCTTTGGCGGTACAAGGTTAA
- the LOC140963130 gene encoding phosphatidate cytidylyltransferase 1-like — protein MQKDSGSGSPLTTSGPIARLRRRKGSNESPSGVDAANGGHLLVNDRSKYKSMLIRIYSSVWMIGGFALIIYMGHLYIWAMIVVIQIFMAKELFNLLRRTHEDKSLPGFRLLNWQIFFTAMLFVYGRFLNQRLVNTVTTDKFLYKIVSRFIKYHMVTCYFFYILGFMWFILTLKKKMYKYQFGQYAWTHMILMVVFAQSSFTVANIFEGIFWFLLPASLIVINDIAAYFFGFFFGRTPLIKLSPKKTWEGFIGASVTTVVSAFLLANVFARFKWLACPRKDLSTGWLNCDPGPLFTPEYFNVPEWFPKWFLWKEIPVFPVQWHALCLGLFASIIAPFGGFFASGFKRAFKIKDFGDSIPGHGGITDRMDCQMVMAVFSYIYHQSFIGPQSLSIEMIMDQILMNLSFEEQRVLYTKLGQIILERKFGESL, from the exons ATGCAAAAGGATAGTGGTTCTGGCAGCCCATTAACAACCAGTGGGCCCATTGCGAGGTTAAGAAGACGCAAAGGTTCAAATGAG AGCCCATCTGGAGTTGACGCAGCAAATGGCGGTCATTTGCTCGTTAATGATCGTAGCAAGTATAAATCCATGTTAATACGGATATATTCATCTGTTTGGATGATTGGAGGGTTTGCTTTAATAATCTATATGGGTCATCTATACATATGGGCCATGATCGTTGTTATCCAAATTTTTATGGCAAAGGAGCTGTTCAATTTGCTTAGGAGAACACATGAGGATAAAAGCCTTCCGGGCTTCAGACTCTTAAACTG GCAAATTTTCTTCACCGCAATGTTATTTGTTTATGGTAGATTTCTCAATCAGAGACTTGTGAACACCGTGACGACAGACAAATTCCTCTATAAGATTGTTAGTAGATTTATCAAGTATCACATGGTTACCTGCTATTTCTTCTACATTTTAG GTTTTATGTGGTTCATACTTACGTTGAAGAAAAAGATGTACAAGTATCAATTTGGCCAATATGCATGGACACACATGATTTTAATGGTGGTGTTTGCACAGTCATCGTTTACTGTGGCTAATATattcgaaggaattttctg GTTCCTTCTTCCAGCTTCACTTATTGTCATCAATGATATTGCCGCTTACTTTTTCGGGTTTTTCTTTGGGAGAACTCCTTTAATCAAGCTATCACCGAAGAAAACATGGGAAGGCTTCATTGGAGCATCTGTTACTACGGTCGTCTCTGCATTTTTG CTTGCCAATGTATTTGCTCGCTTTAAGTGGTTAGCATGCCCAAGGAAG GATTTATCTACCGGTTGGCTTAATTGTGATCCTGGTCCCCTCTTCACTCCCGAATACTTCAATGTACCAGAGTGGTTTCCTAAATGG tTTCTTTGGAAGGAGATTCCTGTTTTTCCTGTGCAATGGCATGCACTGTGTCTTGGACTATTCGCATCAATTATAGCCCCTTTTGGAGGCTTTTTTGCCAGTGGTTTTAAAAGAGCTTTCAAGATCAAG GATTTTGGCGATAGCATTCCTGGACATGGTGGGATCACTGATAGAATGGATTGCCAG ATGGTTATGGCTGTTTTTTCATATATCTATCACCAGTCCTTTATTGGTCCTCAAAGCCTATCGATCGAGATGATTATGGACCAG ATACTGATGAACCTCTCATTCGAAGAGCAACGGGTTTTGTACACGAAACTTGGTCAGATCATTTTAGAGAGGAAGTTTGGGGAATCTTTATAA
- the LOC140963139 gene encoding small ribosomal subunit protein uS19 yields MADVDTEVVAGQPKKRAFRKFSYRGVDLDALLDMSTDEIVKLFNARARRRFQRGLKRKPMALIKKLRKAKLEAPQGEKPTLVRTHLRNMIIVPEMIGSVLGVYNGKTFNPVEIKPEMIGHYLAEFSISYKPVKHGRPGIGATHSSRFIPLK; encoded by the exons ATG GCGGATGTGGACACCGAGGTGGTGGCGGGACAGCCGAAGAAGAGAGCGTTTAGGAAGTTCAGTTACAGAGGCGTCGACCTCGATGCACTCCTCGATATGTCCACTGATGAGATCGTCAAGCTTTTCAATGCACGTGCACGTAGaag GTTCCAGAGGGGTTTGAAAAGGAAACCTATGGCTTTGATTAAGAAGCTTCGCAAGGCT AAACTAGAGGCCCCACAAGGCGAGAAGCCCACCCTGGTTAGAACCCACCTGCGAAACATGATCATTGTCCCCGAGATGATTGGAAGTGTCCTTGGAGTGTACAATGGCAAGACCTTCAACCCAGTCGAAATCAAGCCTGAAATGATTGGACATTATCTAGCTGAGTTTTCAATTTCATACAAGCCTGTCAAGCACGGTAGACCGGGTATCGGTGCCACCCACTCCTCGAGGTTCATTCCTCTTAAATGA